The following are from one region of the Abiotrophia defectiva ATCC 49176 genome:
- the rpsP gene encoding 30S ribosomal protein S16 → MAVKIRLKRMGSKKAPFYRIVVADSRSPRDGRIIEKIGHYNPLTNPATLEVEEELALKWLSNGAQPSDTVRNLLSSKGIMKKFHESK, encoded by the coding sequence ATGGCAGTTAAAATTCGTTTGAAACGTATGGGTTCTAAGAAAGCACCTTTCTACCGTATCGTTGTTGCTGACTCACGTTCTCCACGTGATGGTCGTATCATCGAGAAAATCGGTCACTACAACCCATTAACTAACCCAGCTACTTTAGAAGTTGAAGAAGAACTCGCATTGAAATGGTTATCAAATGGTGCGCAACCATCTGACACTGTGCGTAACCTCTTGTCTTCAAAAGGCATCATGAAGAAATTCCACGAAAGCAAATAG
- the rimM gene encoding ribosome maturation factor RimM (Essential for efficient processing of 16S rRNA), whose product MTYYRVARIVNTFGIRGQLKLIADTDFPEERFATGKTLYILKDLNSQPLASVQVAKAAIHKGTWLISFVGYDNINQVEGFKGCWLAIDESEQDELEEDSYYHHQLLGLEVVTLEGKTLGKIKEILQLGSNDVFVVQRNIPKAKDALIPFIGDVVKAVDLEAGQVKVELMEGLIDDEA is encoded by the coding sequence ATGACTTATTATCGTGTAGCCCGAATTGTGAATACCTTCGGGATTCGGGGTCAACTCAAACTAATTGCCGATACTGACTTTCCAGAGGAGCGCTTTGCAACTGGCAAGACCCTCTATATTCTGAAGGATTTGAATTCCCAACCGTTAGCTAGTGTTCAAGTTGCTAAGGCAGCCATCCATAAGGGGACTTGGCTCATTAGTTTTGTTGGTTACGACAATATCAACCAGGTCGAAGGCTTCAAAGGCTGCTGGCTGGCCATTGATGAGAGTGAGCAGGATGAGTTAGAAGAGGATAGTTACTATCATCATCAACTCTTGGGCTTGGAGGTTGTCACCCTAGAAGGCAAGACCCTTGGGAAGATTAAGGAAATTCTTCAGCTAGGTTCTAATGATGTCTTTGTGGTCCAACGTAATATTCCCAAGGCCAAAGACGCCTTAATTCCTTTTATTGGCGATGTAGTCAAAGCCGTTGACTTGGAAGCTGGACAGGTTAAGGTTGAACTAATGGAAGGGCTGATTGACGATGAAGCTTGA
- a CDS encoding metal ABC transporter substrate-binding protein, protein MKLVALLTVLFCLVPSVSAQDKKLKVVATNSIIADITKNIAGDKIDLHSIVPVGQDPHEYEPLPDDIKKTTQADLIFYNGINLETGGNAWFTKLVQNAKRVENKDYFAVSEGVEVIHLEGEGETGKEDPHAWLNLENGVIYAKNIAKHLIEKDPSNKDFYQKNLDDYVAKLEALDKEAKTKFDAIPEEKKMIVTSEGCFKYFSKAYNVPSAYIWEINTEEEGTPDQIRNLVKKLKGSKVSALFVESSVDDRPMKTISSETGIPIYAKIFTDSIAEEGQEGDSYYSMMKYNLDKISEGLAK, encoded by the coding sequence ATGAAATTAGTGGCACTCTTAACGGTATTGTTTTGTTTGGTACCAAGCGTGAGCGCCCAAGATAAAAAACTCAAAGTTGTCGCAACCAACTCCATTATCGCCGATATCACCAAGAACATCGCAGGTGATAAAATCGATCTTCACTCCATCGTTCCGGTAGGTCAAGACCCTCATGAATATGAACCACTACCTGACGATATTAAGAAGACTACCCAAGCTGATTTAATTTTCTACAACGGCATTAACTTGGAAACTGGGGGCAATGCTTGGTTCACTAAATTGGTTCAAAACGCCAAACGAGTGGAAAACAAAGACTACTTCGCAGTCAGCGAAGGCGTAGAAGTCATTCACTTGGAAGGTGAGGGCGAGACCGGTAAGGAAGACCCTCATGCTTGGTTGAACTTGGAAAATGGGGTAATTTACGCTAAAAACATTGCTAAACACCTGATTGAAAAAGATCCAAGCAACAAGGACTTCTACCAAAAGAACTTGGATGATTATGTTGCCAAGTTAGAAGCTTTGGACAAGGAAGCTAAAACTAAGTTTGATGCTATTCCGGAAGAGAAGAAAATGATCGTCACTAGCGAAGGCTGCTTCAAGTACTTCTCTAAAGCCTACAATGTACCATCAGCTTACATCTGGGAAATTAACACCGAAGAAGAAGGCACACCTGACCAAATTCGTAATTTGGTTAAGAAGCTCAAAGGTTCTAAGGTATCAGCTCTCTTCGTAGAATCAAGTGTAGATGACCGTCCAATGAAGACCATCTCTAGCGAGACCGGTATTCCGATCTACGCTAAAATCTTCACTGACTCTATTGCTGAAGAAGGCCAAGAAGGCGACAGCTACTACTCTATGATGAAGTATAACTTAGATAAGATCTCAGAAGGTTTAGCTAAGTAA
- a CDS encoding metal ABC transporter ATP-binding protein produces MIKTQDLTVSYDNQVVALEGVNLELAGPTITGIIGPNGAGKSTFVKSILNMVDHDGQVFLDGVPATKMLKKVAYVGQKSDIDFNFPIKVKECVSLGTYSNLGIFRKVSKKEWNKVEKALAQVGLSDFANRQISALSGGQFQRVLMARCLVQEADYIFLDEPFTGIDSVSEEIIMKILKDLKNQGKTVLIVHHDLHKVRRYFDQLIIINKQLIAVGPTEQVFNDQNMKAAYGDSVYFGAGGDLV; encoded by the coding sequence GTGATTAAGACACAGGATCTAACGGTCAGTTATGACAATCAAGTGGTCGCTTTGGAAGGGGTTAACCTAGAATTAGCAGGTCCGACCATTACCGGCATTATTGGGCCCAACGGTGCTGGTAAATCTACTTTTGTCAAATCAATCTTAAATATGGTAGACCATGACGGCCAGGTGTTTCTGGACGGGGTGCCTGCCACGAAGATGCTGAAGAAAGTAGCTTACGTCGGCCAAAAGAGCGACATTGATTTCAACTTTCCAATTAAGGTCAAAGAATGTGTCTCCTTAGGCACGTATAGTAATCTCGGTATTTTCCGCAAGGTAAGCAAGAAAGAATGGAATAAAGTTGAAAAAGCGCTCGCCCAAGTTGGCTTGAGTGACTTCGCTAACCGACAAATCTCAGCCCTTTCGGGTGGACAGTTCCAACGCGTTCTGATGGCGCGCTGTCTGGTTCAAGAAGCAGATTACATCTTCTTGGACGAGCCCTTTACTGGGATTGATTCGGTCAGTGAAGAGATTATTATGAAAATCTTGAAGGACCTCAAGAACCAAGGCAAGACCGTCTTGATTGTCCATCATGATTTGCATAAGGTACGGCGTTACTTCGATCAGTTGATTATCATCAATAAGCAACTGATTGCTGTAGGGCCTACTGAGCAGGTATTTAATGACCAAAATATGAAGGCCGCCTATGGTGACAGCGTCTATTTTGGTGCGGGAGGTGACCTAGTATGA
- a CDS encoding KH domain-containing protein, translating into MVNIEALITAIVKPLLDHPEDFGVEQVETDDFMEYHLHLNPQDVGRVIGKKGRVARAIRTIVYSVKTRGRKRSRIVIADHAEESSAE; encoded by the coding sequence ATGGTAAATATTGAAGCATTAATTACTGCAATCGTGAAGCCGCTCTTGGACCACCCAGAAGATTTTGGTGTGGAACAAGTAGAGACCGATGACTTCATGGAGTATCATTTGCACTTGAATCCGCAAGATGTAGGTCGTGTGATTGGTAAGAAGGGTCGTGTAGCCCGCGCCATCCGGACTATCGTCTACAGCGTTAAGACTCGTGGTCGCAAGCGGTCACGCATTGTCATTGCTGACCATGCGGAAGAAAGTTCAGCAGAATAA
- the trmD gene encoding tRNA (guanosine(37)-N1)-methyltransferase TrmD: MKLDVLTLFPEMFEPMHHSLMGQAQAKGLIDFQTHNFRDFAVNKHGHVDDYPFGGGAGMLLRVDPIVHMLEHIAPKENARIILMDPTGVPFSQSLAQEWSQAEQLVFICGHYEGFDERVRSFVTDEVSLGDYVLTNGELPAMIMIDATVRLIPEVLGNAESIVGESHQRSLLEHPQYTRPRDFRGMEVPEVLFSGHHDKIRQWQGKEAIRRTLERRPDLLEHADLSKEERKWLAEIQAEKNVN; the protein is encoded by the coding sequence ATGAAGCTTGATGTCTTGACCCTCTTCCCTGAGATGTTTGAGCCCATGCATCATTCTCTGATGGGGCAAGCTCAAGCCAAGGGATTGATTGACTTTCAAACCCATAACTTCCGGGACTTTGCGGTGAATAAGCATGGCCATGTGGATGATTATCCCTTTGGCGGTGGGGCAGGCATGCTGCTGCGGGTAGATCCCATTGTTCATATGCTGGAACATATCGCGCCCAAGGAAAATGCCCGCATTATCCTGATGGATCCAACCGGGGTGCCATTTAGTCAGAGTTTGGCCCAGGAATGGTCTCAAGCAGAGCAGTTGGTCTTTATTTGTGGCCACTATGAAGGCTTTGACGAACGGGTGAGATCTTTTGTGACCGATGAAGTTTCACTGGGAGATTATGTCTTAACCAATGGGGAACTGCCGGCCATGATTATGATCGATGCCACTGTGCGTTTGATTCCTGAAGTCTTAGGTAATGCGGAGTCTATTGTGGGCGAATCCCATCAACGTTCACTCCTAGAGCATCCTCAGTATACCCGCCCACGAGATTTTCGTGGCATGGAGGTGCCAGAGGTACTCTTCAGTGGCCATCATGATAAGATTCGCCAGTGGCAGGGCAAGGAAGCCATCCGCCGGACTTTGGAGCGTCGTCCGGATCTACTTGAACATGCCGATTTGTCCAAAGAAGAGCGCAAGTGGCTAGCTGAAATTCAGGCCGAAAAAAATGTCAATTAG
- a CDS encoding metal ABC transporter permease subunit — MTLIHDFIENVTTLHYMQNALVTAIVIGIVSGAVGCFIILRGMSLMGDAISHAVLPGVALSFILGINFFVGAIVFGLFASMIITFIRGNSIIKGDTAIGITFSSFLALGVILIGLARSSTDLFHILFGNILAVQDSDKWITIWVSVAVLIVIILFFKELLITSFDPQMAKAMGMKVNFYHYLLMILLTLVSVTAMQSVGTILIVAMLITPAATAYLYVNSLKSMILLSSTLGAVTSVLGLFLGTSFNVAAGSSIVLTSAVIFAISFFISPKQQFFRKRVLRK; from the coding sequence ATGACCTTGATTCATGACTTTATTGAGAATGTGACAACCCTGCATTATATGCAGAATGCGCTAGTCACCGCCATTGTCATTGGGATTGTCTCAGGGGCTGTAGGGTGTTTTATCATCTTAAGAGGGATGTCCCTGATGGGGGATGCGATCTCTCATGCAGTATTACCAGGGGTCGCCTTGTCCTTCATCTTGGGGATTAATTTCTTCGTAGGGGCTATTGTCTTTGGGCTATTTGCCTCCATGATTATCACCTTCATTCGAGGAAATTCTATTATCAAGGGGGACACGGCTATCGGGATTACCTTCTCCTCCTTCTTGGCCTTGGGGGTCATCCTGATTGGTTTGGCCCGGAGTTCAACAGACCTCTTCCATATTCTCTTCGGGAATATCTTAGCGGTTCAAGATTCAGACAAGTGGATTACCATTTGGGTTTCCGTAGCAGTGCTGATTGTCATCATCCTCTTCTTCAAGGAGTTGCTGATTACGTCCTTCGACCCGCAAATGGCTAAAGCCATGGGTATGAAGGTTAACTTCTACCACTACCTCTTAATGATTCTCTTGACCTTAGTGTCTGTAACGGCTATGCAAAGTGTCGGAACCATCCTGATTGTGGCCATGCTCATTACACCTGCTGCCACTGCCTATCTCTACGTCAATAGCCTTAAGTCTATGATTCTCCTCTCATCGACCTTGGGGGCTGTGACTTCAGTATTAGGTCTCTTCCTGGGGACTAGCTTCAACGTGGCGGCCGGCTCCAGCATTGTACTCACCTCAGCTGTGATTTTCGCGATTAGCTTCTTCATCTCTCCAAAACAACAATTCTTTAGAAAGCGGGTTTTACGCAAATGA
- a CDS encoding lipoate--protein ligase — translation MYLIEPIRNGQYLPDGALTLAMQVYVLNHLDLDETILFPYYCKPKVEIGRFQNAEVEVNHDYLKEHDIQLVRRDTGGGAVYCDQGAVNVCYIMPGDTNIYGNYQRFYAPVVKLLHDMGASEVEQSGRNDLTALGKKVSGAAMTMVAGKIYGGHSLLLDVDYEAMVEVLNPNRKKIDSKGIKSVRSRVMGLRELLDEPYRHMTIDQFKDEVICRLMGIDSIDQAKRYQLTEEDWQAIEALADSKYRNWEWNYGNSPRYSYNRDAHLGIGTVEFSLEVEAGRISKCRIYGDFFGKGAIQDIEEALLGTPVTKQDLLTVLSKQDLAHYFGPVTAQELVDLILS, via the coding sequence ATGTATCTAATTGAACCTATTCGCAATGGCCAATATCTGCCTGATGGAGCCTTAACGCTGGCTATGCAGGTCTATGTTCTTAATCATTTAGACTTAGACGAGACCATTCTTTTCCCATATTACTGTAAGCCTAAGGTGGAAATCGGTCGCTTCCAGAACGCAGAAGTGGAAGTCAATCACGACTACCTTAAGGAACACGATATTCAGCTAGTCCGTCGTGACACGGGCGGTGGGGCAGTCTACTGTGACCAGGGGGCCGTCAATGTCTGCTATATTATGCCAGGCGACACCAACATCTATGGTAACTATCAACGTTTTTACGCACCCGTTGTCAAACTCTTACATGATATGGGGGCAAGTGAGGTCGAGCAAAGTGGTCGTAACGACTTGACGGCGCTTGGCAAAAAGGTATCAGGTGCTGCCATGACCATGGTAGCTGGCAAGATTTATGGTGGTCATTCCCTCCTATTAGATGTCGATTATGAAGCCATGGTGGAAGTGCTCAATCCTAACCGTAAGAAAATTGATTCTAAAGGGATTAAATCGGTGCGCAGCCGGGTGATGGGCTTGCGTGAACTCTTGGATGAGCCCTATCGTCATATGACCATTGATCAGTTTAAGGATGAGGTCATTTGCCGTCTAATGGGGATTGATTCCATTGATCAAGCCAAGCGTTACCAACTGACTGAGGAAGATTGGCAAGCCATTGAGGCCTTGGCGGATTCTAAGTATCGCAACTGGGAATGGAACTATGGCAATTCACCACGTTATAGCTATAATCGCGACGCTCATCTGGGAATCGGGACTGTAGAGTTCAGCCTAGAAGTTGAGGCTGGTCGCATTAGCAAATGTCGCATTTATGGTGATTTCTTCGGTAAAGGGGCCATCCAAGATATTGAAGAAGCCTTGCTAGGCACACCTGTTACCAAGCAAGATTTATTAACAGTCCTATCTAAACAAGACTTGGCTCATTATTTTGGGCCAGTCACCGCCCAAGAACTGGTGGACTTAATCCTATCCTAA
- a CDS encoding NAD-dependent deacetylase — translation MWQALTKTYSNQAQQLLALLKEAQAVVVGIGAGMSAADGFTYIGPRFQEAFPDFIEKYGFLDMLQASLFDFPSWSEYWAFQSRFVCLNYLDQPVGPSYLALKDLLKDKDYHIITTNADNAFWVADYDPNKVFHIQGEYGLMQCSRHCHAQTYRDDALIRHLAQHQVQGQVAYEDIPLCPKCGAPLEINKRNAEKGMVEDGDFIAQLGRYKNFLASHEGDRVLYLEIGVGFTTPQFIKQPFHQAVMANPNAILVALNQKQYRMPRAIQDRTVWLSQDSKDLLLACAAAANQA, via the coding sequence ATGTGGCAAGCTCTAACTAAAACCTATTCGAATCAAGCCCAACAACTCTTGGCCCTACTTAAGGAAGCTCAGGCTGTAGTTGTGGGGATTGGGGCTGGCATGTCAGCCGCGGATGGTTTTACCTATATAGGCCCACGTTTTCAAGAGGCTTTTCCTGACTTTATTGAAAAGTATGGCTTTCTCGATATGTTGCAGGCTAGTCTCTTTGATTTCCCTAGTTGGTCAGAATATTGGGCCTTCCAAAGTCGCTTTGTCTGCCTCAACTACCTGGATCAGCCCGTGGGGCCTTCTTACTTGGCTCTTAAAGACTTGCTCAAGGACAAGGACTACCATATCATTACGACCAATGCCGATAATGCCTTCTGGGTGGCTGATTATGATCCTAATAAGGTCTTTCATATCCAAGGGGAGTACGGCCTGATGCAGTGCAGTCGCCATTGCCATGCTCAGACCTATCGGGATGATGCGCTGATTCGCCATCTGGCTCAGCACCAAGTCCAAGGTCAGGTGGCCTATGAAGATATTCCGCTCTGTCCTAAGTGCGGGGCACCGCTAGAAATCAACAAGCGAAATGCTGAAAAGGGCATGGTGGAAGATGGGGACTTTATAGCCCAATTGGGACGCTACAAGAATTTCTTAGCCAGCCATGAAGGAGACAGGGTTCTCTATCTTGAAATCGGGGTAGGTTTTACCACACCACAATTTATTAAGCAACCTTTCCACCAAGCGGTGATGGCCAATCCGAATGCCATCTTGGTGGCCTTAAATCAAAAACAATATCGCATGCCACGCGCCATTCAAGACCGGACGGTCTGGCTGTCTCAAGACAGTAAAGACCTCTTGTTGGCCTGTGCGGCTGCAGCTAATCAAGCTTAG
- the rplS gene encoding 50S ribosomal protein L19 — translation MSKVIEKITSAQLRSDIPEFRPGDTVRVHAKVVEGSRERIQIFEGLVIKRRGAGISETYTVRKISNGVGVERTFPVHTPRVAKIEVVRKGRVRRAKLYYIRALSGKAARIKERGR, via the coding sequence ATGAGTAAAGTGATTGAAAAAATTACCTCAGCTCAATTACGTAGCGATATTCCTGAGTTCCGCCCTGGTGACACTGTACGTGTACACGCTAAGGTTGTCGAAGGTTCACGCGAACGTATCCAAATCTTCGAAGGGTTAGTAATCAAGCGTCGCGGTGCAGGCATCAGCGAAACTTACACAGTTCGTAAAATTTCGAACGGTGTAGGGGTTGAACGTACTTTCCCAGTACACACTCCACGTGTTGCTAAAATCGAAGTTGTTCGTAAAGGTCGCGTACGTCGTGCTAAGCTCTACTACATCCGTGCCTTGTCTGGTAAGGCTGCACGTATCAAAGAGCGCGGGCGCTAA